Proteins encoded within one genomic window of Triticum aestivum cultivar Chinese Spring chromosome 2D, IWGSC CS RefSeq v2.1, whole genome shotgun sequence:
- the LOC123050019 gene encoding FCS-Like Zinc finger 1, which produces MLCSALLETRLHTPTMGASVPCSFFFDDEPLGEPGMPALDACALCAKPLARDSDIFMYRGDTPFCSEECRHEQMQLDAICSRQAARRQLRLSSGSEARRWHQDSGKVSVAS; this is translated from the coding sequence ATGCTCTGCTCAGCTTTGCTCGAAACTCGCCTCCACACACCCACAATGGGGGCTTCAGTACCTTGCTCCTTCTTCTTCGACGACGAGCCGCTCGGCGAGCCCGGCATGCCGGCGCTGGACGCGTGCGCGCTCTGTGCCAAGCCGCTGGCGCGCGACAGCGACATCTTCATGTACAGAGGGGACACGCCCTTCTGCAGCGAGGAGTGCCGCCACGAGCAGATGCAGCTCGACGCTATCTGCTCCAGGCAGGCCGCCCGGAGGCAGCTGCGGCTCTCGTCGGGATCGGAGGCCCGGCGCTGGCATCAAGACTCCGGTAAGGTGTCCGTCGCGAGCTAG